A single Lolium perenne isolate Kyuss_39 chromosome 6, Kyuss_2.0, whole genome shotgun sequence DNA region contains:
- the LOC127322133 gene encoding uncharacterized protein, which translates to MSPFSPCFFVRVLVGENLDRPRGENLLTNPRILPHAQSASRWRRGVEAGAVGDGLARGGSVAAATGGDGRGWTRVGDDRRRWARPETDRRGAAALSEEPVGGIGIRDGGGSHLAPSDEDDGGSQLAPSVEDAWTQTQRWIARLSNPPWSLDRRGGRPHWWLPLISPQCLAVKSTMTSCRSSTCVRSSSTCGGHAPVPKAPPPRLVLHQAALGRIRAGRAGSGAGPAKSCGGWRISS; encoded by the exons ATGTCGCCTTTCTCCCCCTGTTTCTTTGTGCGCGTGCTGGTGGGTGAAAACCTAGATCGGCCCCGCGGTGAAAACCTCCTCACCAATCCCCGCATCCTCCCTCATGCCCAATCCGCTTCCCGGTGGCGGCGTGGAGTTGAGGCGGGAGCGGTCGGAGATGGGCTCGCACGGGGCGGATCTGTGGCGGCAGCAACTGGAGGCGATGGGCGCGGGTGGACCCGCGTCGGCGACGACCGGAGGCGATGGGCGAGGCCCGAGACGGACCGGCGCGGGGCGGCCGCCTTAAGTGAAGAACCGGTGGGAGGCATCGGGAtccgcgacggcggcggctcgcATCTTGCGCcgagcgacgaggacgacggcggcTCGCAGCTTGCGCCGAGCGTCGAGGACGCCTGGACGCAGACACAGCGGTGGATCGCGCGCCTGAGCAACCCGCCGTGGAGTCTTGACCGCAGAGGCGGCAGGCCCCACTGGTGGCTTCCTTTAATCTCCCCTCAGTGCTTGGCGGTGAAGAGCACAATGACGAGCTGCAGGAGCTCGACGTGCGTGCGCAGCTCGTCCACCTGCGGAGGCCATGCGCCCGTCCCCAAAGCCCCTCCTCCTCGTCTCGTTCTCCACCAGGCAG CGTTGGGGCGAATCAGGGCAGGACGGGCGGGATCCGGGGCAGGGCCGGCCAAATCGTGTGGCGGGTGGCGGATTTCGAGCTAG
- the LOC127322132 gene encoding uncharacterized protein isoform X2, which produces MGWILCVWPEGKEEWLSLQAEKSYHSLSHSGDSATWLEVASGEVGYYSISFWPVMEIQTRKVAFAGVWYMFQNGAEGLSSDRDFFSPRFFTTENAFGNVYGCSQPELGFLVDDLPSRAPLQVNCEDMRLQEITFILGLVVYIPNLVLSQALDVQEFLTPQHYCSWSPLLLQVYPFWLFSGIVSGC; this is translated from the exons ATGGGCTGGATTTTGTGTGTGTGGCCTGAAGGAAAAGAAGAATGGCTGTCACTTCAAGCTGAAAAGTCATATCACTCACTCAGCCACTCAGGTGACTCAGCCACCTG GTTGGAGGTTGCTAGCGGGGAAGTTGGTTATTATTCAATCTCGTTTTGGCCAGTTATGGAGatacagacaaggaaagtggctttCGCTGGCGTGTGGTATATGTTTCAGAATGGTGCGGAAGGGTTGAGCAGCGATAGAGATTTTTTTAGTCCTAG ATTTTTTACTACCGAGAATGCTTTTGGTAATGTTTACGGATGTTCTCAGCCAGAGTTGGGCTTCCTTGTCGACGACTTGCCATCTCGAGCACCTCTGCAG GTTAATTGTGAAGATATGAGACTTCAAGAAATAACCTTCATATTAGGTCTGGTAGTCTACATCCCCAACTTAGTGTTAAG CCAGGCTCTGGATGTCCAGGAGTTTCTTACACCACAACATTATTGTTCGTGGAGTCCATTGTTGTTGCAGGTCTACCCATTCTGGCTGTTTTCCGGCATTGTTTCTGGCTGTTAG
- the LOC127322132 gene encoding uncharacterized protein isoform X1 — protein sequence MGWILCVWPEGKEEWLSLQAEKSYHSLSHSGDSATWLEVASGEVGYYSISFWPVMEIQTRKVAFAGVWYMFQNGAEGLSSDRDFFSPRFFTTENAFGNVYGCSQPELGFLVDDLPSRAPLQPGSGCPGVSYTTTLLFVESIVVAGLPILAVFRHCFWLLGCTSSHPNNAGFREGGGLWMLASEATWLGPAIALVLMSPQSPPSSFVSQPRLASVPPLM from the exons ATGGGCTGGATTTTGTGTGTGTGGCCTGAAGGAAAAGAAGAATGGCTGTCACTTCAAGCTGAAAAGTCATATCACTCACTCAGCCACTCAGGTGACTCAGCCACCTG GTTGGAGGTTGCTAGCGGGGAAGTTGGTTATTATTCAATCTCGTTTTGGCCAGTTATGGAGatacagacaaggaaagtggctttCGCTGGCGTGTGGTATATGTTTCAGAATGGTGCGGAAGGGTTGAGCAGCGATAGAGATTTTTTTAGTCCTAG ATTTTTTACTACCGAGAATGCTTTTGGTAATGTTTACGGATGTTCTCAGCCAGAGTTGGGCTTCCTTGTCGACGACTTGCCATCTCGAGCACCTCTGCAG CCAGGCTCTGGATGTCCAGGAGTTTCTTACACCACAACATTATTGTTCGTGGAGTCCATTGTTGTTGCAGGTCTACCCATTCTGGCTGTTTTCCGGCATTGTTTCTGGCTGTTAGGTTGTACGTCATCTCACCCAAACAATGCTGGATTCAG AGAAGGCGGGGGTCTGTGGATGCtagcaagtgaggcaacttggctCGGACCGGCCATAGCGCTGGTGTTGATGTCTCCCCAGTCCCCACCGTCCTCCTTTGTCTCCCAGCCACGGCTGGCTTCAGTCCCTCCTCTGATGTGA